From the Mastacembelus armatus chromosome 14, fMasArm1.2, whole genome shotgun sequence genome, one window contains:
- the haus1 gene encoding HAUS augmin-like complex subunit 1 — translation MCEKINKVNSWLSTVFGDQPVPQFEVNIRTVDILYQLAQSSEARCRDTALFIEDLKQKTSEYEAEGTHLQDILLQGPGVSSASLSKPAADYLSALVDMAMVLGVKDTSLGSFMPAVNNLTNELMEAEKSNRRLERELKAIRKRLGATLMLRSNLQEDINKTVKAQAVECAKTEEKLLNMDFVRAKAKELNSRRERAEAQLVSRNMDKSVTHQAVVQLSEEVATLKQEIIPLKKKLEPYMDLSPNPSLAQVKIEEAKRELAAIDSQLEMNVDFK, via the exons ATGTGtgaaaaaatcaataag GTGAACAGCTGGCTTAGCACGGTGTTTGGAGATCAGCCAGTGCCACAGTTTGAAGTCAACATCAGGACGGTGGACATATTGTACCAGCTGGCTCAGAGCAGTGAGGCCCGGTGCCGCGACACAGCTCTCTTCATTGAGGAtctcaaacagaaaacatcGGAGTATGAGGCTGAGG GCACACATCTCCAGGATATTCTTCTACAAGGTCCTGGTGTGTCCAGTGCCAGCTTGTCAAAGCCTGCTGCTGACTACCTGTCTGCTTTAGTTGACATGGCTATGGTGCTTGGAGTGAAAGATACATCATTGGGCAG CTTTATGCCAGCAGTGAATAACCTCACCAACGAACTCATGGAAGCAGAGAAGTCAAACAGGAGACTTGAGAGGGAACTCAAGGCCATCAGAAAGAGGCTTGGTGCTACTCTGATGCTGCGGAGCAACTTACAAGA GGATATCAACAAAACTGTTAAAGCTCAGGCAGTGGAGTGCGCTAAGACAGAGGAGAAACTGCTCAACATGGATTTTGTGAGAGCAAAGGCAAAAGAGCTGAACAGCAGGCGGGAGAGGGCAGAG GCTCAGCTTGTATCCAGGAATATGGATAAATCTGTCACCCATCAGGCTGTTGTGCAGCTCTCTGAG gaaGTGGCCAcactaaaacaagaaataatCCCATTGAAAAAGAAACTGGAGCCATACATGGACCTCAGCCcg AACCCATCTCTTGCCCAAGTGAAAATAGAGGAAGCCAAAAGAGAATTG GCTGCAATTGACTCCCAGCTTGAGATGAATGTGGATTTCAAATGA
- the eva1c gene encoding protein eva-1 homolog C isoform X1 — MRVMSWTRPCHGLDWSPSLFYLTLLLWTRRMNGLADFSNYLSRIIISHSAQACDGQPLRLHCPRHSTISIQSAFYGSGEARLCRTDPDPLLRAHNRSCSAFTALQKLLSECQSHRDCQLPVNHLLFGKDPCPGTTKYLRVDYKCKPTEHKRHVACEGETMVLRCKGPKVLNIYAAVYGRSLGETDICPSHLTRPPPFECLNHEAVHLVSKSCYSKQKCIVAIGNQTFRDPCYPGTRKYLSVAYSCVPQTLLREADPNIFSSTSSPTVDTEKVASSAGLDEPFSKGSRRPDNSGAMMSNSLLTYAYIKEHPEMAALLFTSSVCVGLLLTLLAVSVRVTCTGSRLRDHRLTPRSHSKTVNFQEEDDEVDDEDDDEDEEGTHSSLISAAERKALYGWEEVTYVCEAAERAERIERREMIVQEIWMNSYLNGSPC; from the exons ATGCGAGTCATGAGCTGGACGCGTCCTTGCCACGGACTAGACTGGAGTCCCAGCCTCTTCTACTTGACTTTACTCCTGTGGACCAGACGCATGAATGGACTGGCTGACTTCTCAA ACTACCTGTCCAGGATCATCATCAGTCACTCTGCTCAGGCGTGTGACGGACAGCCTCTGCGGCTTCACTGTCCACGTCACTCCACCATCTCCATCCAGTCGGCCTTCTACGGGAGCGGCGAGGCGAGGCTGTGCAGAACAGACCCAGACCCTCTGCTCAGAGCTCACAACCGCAGCTGTTCAGCTTTTACTGCTCTACAG AAGCTGCTGTCTGAGTGTCAGAGCCACAGAGACTGCCAGTTACCTGTCAATCACCTGCTGTTTGGGAAAGACCCCTGTCCCGGCACTACCAAATACCTCCGCGTGGACTACAAGTGTAAACCCA CTGAACACAAACGACATGTGGCATGTGAGGGAGAGACCATGGTCCTGCGCTGTAAAGGCCCAAAGGTCCTGAACATCTATGCAGCTGTCTATGGGAGAAGTCTGGGCGAGACTGACATCTGCCCCTCACACCTGACGAGACCACCCCCATTTG AGTGCCTGAACCACGAGGCTGTGCACTTGGTGTCCAAGTCCTGCTACAGCAAACAGAAGTGCATTGTTGCCATCGGCAACCAGACCTTTAGGGACCCCTGCTATCCAGGAACCAGGAAGTACCTCAGTGTGGCCTATTCATGTG TACCACAGACTTTACTAAGGGAAGCAGACCCAAACATCTTCAGCTCCACCTCATCTCCTACTGTGGACACAGAAAAAG TGGCATCTTCTGCAGGGCTGGATGAGCCTTTCTCCAAAGGGTCAAGACGCCCAGACAACTCAGGAGCTATGATGAGCAACTCCCTCCTGACCTATGCCTACATCAAAG agcATCCAGAAATGGCAGCACTGCTGTTCACCTCCAGCGTGTGCGTTGGTCTTCTTCTCACGCTGCTGGCTGTATCAGTCCGAGTGACCTGCACAGGCTCCAGGCTCAGAGATCACAGACTCACACCCAGGTCTCATAGCAAGACCGTTAATTTCCAAGAGGAGGATGACGAGGTGGATGacgaagatgatgatgaagacgaAGAAGGAACACACAGCTCTTTAATCTCAGCTGCAGAGAGGAAGGCACTATACGGCTGGGAGGAAGTGACTTATGTTTGTGAGGCAGCTGAACGGGCAGAGAGGATAGAGCGCAGAGAGATGATCGTACAGGAGATTTGGATGAATTCCTACCTGAATGGCAGCCCATGTTAA
- the eva1c gene encoding protein eva-1 homolog C isoform X2 — translation MRVMSWTRPCHGLDWSPSLFYLTLLLWTRRMNGLADFSNYLSRIIISHSAQACDGQPLRLHCPRHSTISIQSAFYGSGEARLCRTDPDPLLRAHNRSCSAFTALQKLLSECQSHRDCQLPVNHLLFGKDPCPGTTKYLRVDYKCKPTEHKRHVACEGETMVLRCKGPKVLNIYAAVYGRSLGETDICPSHLTRPPPFECLNHEAVHLVSKSCYSKQKCIVAIGNQTFRDPCYPGTRKYLSVAYSCVPQTLLREADPNIFSSTSSPTVDTEKGLDEPFSKGSRRPDNSGAMMSNSLLTYAYIKEHPEMAALLFTSSVCVGLLLTLLAVSVRVTCTGSRLRDHRLTPRSHSKTVNFQEEDDEVDDEDDDEDEEGTHSSLISAAERKALYGWEEVTYVCEAAERAERIERREMIVQEIWMNSYLNGSPC, via the exons ATGCGAGTCATGAGCTGGACGCGTCCTTGCCACGGACTAGACTGGAGTCCCAGCCTCTTCTACTTGACTTTACTCCTGTGGACCAGACGCATGAATGGACTGGCTGACTTCTCAA ACTACCTGTCCAGGATCATCATCAGTCACTCTGCTCAGGCGTGTGACGGACAGCCTCTGCGGCTTCACTGTCCACGTCACTCCACCATCTCCATCCAGTCGGCCTTCTACGGGAGCGGCGAGGCGAGGCTGTGCAGAACAGACCCAGACCCTCTGCTCAGAGCTCACAACCGCAGCTGTTCAGCTTTTACTGCTCTACAG AAGCTGCTGTCTGAGTGTCAGAGCCACAGAGACTGCCAGTTACCTGTCAATCACCTGCTGTTTGGGAAAGACCCCTGTCCCGGCACTACCAAATACCTCCGCGTGGACTACAAGTGTAAACCCA CTGAACACAAACGACATGTGGCATGTGAGGGAGAGACCATGGTCCTGCGCTGTAAAGGCCCAAAGGTCCTGAACATCTATGCAGCTGTCTATGGGAGAAGTCTGGGCGAGACTGACATCTGCCCCTCACACCTGACGAGACCACCCCCATTTG AGTGCCTGAACCACGAGGCTGTGCACTTGGTGTCCAAGTCCTGCTACAGCAAACAGAAGTGCATTGTTGCCATCGGCAACCAGACCTTTAGGGACCCCTGCTATCCAGGAACCAGGAAGTACCTCAGTGTGGCCTATTCATGTG TACCACAGACTTTACTAAGGGAAGCAGACCCAAACATCTTCAGCTCCACCTCATCTCCTACTGTGGACACAGAAAAAG GGCTGGATGAGCCTTTCTCCAAAGGGTCAAGACGCCCAGACAACTCAGGAGCTATGATGAGCAACTCCCTCCTGACCTATGCCTACATCAAAG agcATCCAGAAATGGCAGCACTGCTGTTCACCTCCAGCGTGTGCGTTGGTCTTCTTCTCACGCTGCTGGCTGTATCAGTCCGAGTGACCTGCACAGGCTCCAGGCTCAGAGATCACAGACTCACACCCAGGTCTCATAGCAAGACCGTTAATTTCCAAGAGGAGGATGACGAGGTGGATGacgaagatgatgatgaagacgaAGAAGGAACACACAGCTCTTTAATCTCAGCTGCAGAGAGGAAGGCACTATACGGCTGGGAGGAAGTGACTTATGTTTGTGAGGCAGCTGAACGGGCAGAGAGGATAGAGCGCAGAGAGATGATCGTACAGGAGATTTGGATGAATTCCTACCTGAATGGCAGCCCATGTTAA
- the cfap298 gene encoding cilia- and flagella-associated protein 298: MVQLHVKRGDESQFLFNTTVDAPLETVIQQITTIYNGRLKVDRLCSEIPELADHGITLPPNMQGLTEEQIVELKLKDEWEDKCVPSGGPVFKKDEIGRRNGHAPNDKMKDVLMKTVEEAKALISKKQLQANVCVTMEMVKEALDQLRGAVMIVYPMGLPPHDPIRMEFEDREDLSGTQASLQVITEDECQLWWAAKEMQRGKKLQDYIGKNEKTKLVIKIQKKGQGAPAREPLVTDEQHKQMIKHYYKRQEELKKLEEADDDTYLDSEWSDRQALKKKFQGLTNIKWGPR, from the exons ATGGTGCAGCTGCATGTGAAGCGTGGAGATGAAAGCCAGTTTCTGTTCAACACCACAGTGGACGCGCCTCTGGAGACGGTGATCCAGCAGATTACAACCATTTACAACGGGAGACTAAAAGTGGACAGACTATGTTCAG AGATCCCAGAGCTTGCAGACCATGGCATCACCCTGCCGCCCAACATGCAGGGGCTGACAGAGGAACAGATTGTGGAGCTGAAACTGAAAGATGAATGGGAAGACAAGTGTGTGCCCAGTGGAGGGCCAGTATTTAAGAAGGATGAGATTGGGAGGAGGAATGGGCATG CTccaaatgataaaatgaaagaCGTTTTGATGAAGACAGTGGAGGAGGCAAAGGCACTCATCTCCAAA aaacagcttcagGCTAATGTTTGTGTCACCATGGAGATGGTTAAAGAGGCCCTGGATCAGTTAAGGGGGGCGGTCATGATTGTGTATCCTATGGGGCTGCCTCCTCATGACCCCATCAGGATGGAGTTTGAGGACCGGGAAGACCTTTCAGGAACACAG GCATCTCTGCAGGTGATCACAGAGGATGAGTGCCAACTATGGTGGGCTGCCAAAGAGATGCAGAGGGGGAAGAAACTGCAGGACTACAttggtaaaaatgaaaagacaaagctTGTGATTAAAATCCAAAAG AAAGGGCAGGGGGCACCAGCTAGAGAGCCTCTCGTCACCGATGAGCAGCACAAACAGATGATTAAGCATTACTACAAGAGGCAGGAGGAGCTGAAG AAACTGGAGGAGGCAGATGATGATACCTACCTAGACTCAGAATGGTCAGACAGACAAGCCCTCAAAAAAAAGTTTCAAGGCCTCACCAATATCAAATGGGGACCGAGGTAA